One window of the Salvia miltiorrhiza cultivar Shanhuang (shh) chromosome 6, IMPLAD_Smil_shh, whole genome shotgun sequence genome contains the following:
- the LOC130987746 gene encoding family of serine hydrolases 2-like, with amino-acid sequence MQKSSTKARSSMEKGLSSRRNCEGGYPRGNNPNQPIYQTPKVSCFLEALLVLENTHSLSLSLSLSLSLSNHFGLKMEAVSVAKKRILCLHGFRTSGSFLKKQISKWDPSIFAHFELDFPDGIYPAGGKSEIEGIFPPPYFEWFQFNKDFTEYTNLEACIDYLCNYITTNGPFHGFLGFSQGASLSALLLGYQAQGKILKEHPPITLFVSISGSKFRDPTICEAAYRDVIKVRSVHFVGEKDWLKLPSEELAAAFEDPLIIRHPQGHTVPRLDEEAVGKVCSWIRHGVVLQSGINGASAEIEHENTSEGETKQKESEVKEAVAMEKMEAEAVAMPS; translated from the exons ATGCAGAAATCAAGCACCAAAGCAAGAAGCAGTATGGAAAAGGGACTAAGCTCAAGGAGAAACTGTGAG GGTGGGTACCCTCGTGGCAACAATCCTAACCAACCGATCTACCAAACTCCAAAAGTTAGTTGCTTCTTAGAAGcacttcttgttcttgaaaacactcactctctctctctctctctctctctctctctctctctctctaatcatTTTGGGTTAAAAATGGAAGCTGTGAGCGTAGCAAAGAAGAGAATCCTGTGTCTGCATGGATTCAGAACCAGTGGGAGCTTTCTCAAGAAGCAAATCAGCAAATGGGATCCTTCAATTTTTGCTCATTTTGAGTTG GATTTCCCAGATGGGATTTACCCTGCAGGAGGGAAATCTGAGATTGAGGGCATATTTCCACCACCTTATTTTGAGTGGTTTCAATTCAACAAG GATTTTACGGAGTACACGAACTTGGAAGCATGTATTGACTACTTATGCAACTACATCACAACAAATGGTCCATTTCATGGCTTTTTAGGCTTCTCTCAG GGGGCTTCATTATCAGCACTTCTACTTGGATATCAAGCACAG GGAAAGATATTGAAGGAGCATCCACCTATAACTCTGTTTGTATCGATATCCGGGTCGAAATTTAGGGATCCAACCATATGTGAGGCTGCTTACAGAGATGTGATCAAGGTTAGGTCAGTTCATTTTGTTGGAGAGAAGGATTGGCTAAAGCTGCCCTCTGAGGAGCTGGCTGCAGCGTTCGAGGACCCTTTGATCATACGGCACCCTCAGGGCCACACCGTGCCTCGCCTAG ATGAAGAGGCTGTTGGGAAGGTTTGCAGTTGGATTAGGCATGGTGTTGTGTTGCAGAGCGGCATCAATGGCGCTTCTGCAGAAATCGAGCACGAAAACACGAGTGAAGGAGAGACTAAGCAGAAGGAGAGTGAGGTTAAAGAAGCTGTTGCAATGGAGAAAATGGAAGCTGAAGCAGTGGCAATGCCTAGCTAG
- the LOC130987749 gene encoding uncharacterized protein LOC130987749, producing the protein MAGISPDQESVDSATKKSSISSGGRAQDRKEFLRRFVDSEILKANLEDWLEDIVVDNPGSAFDLPFELIDLQKFDYALEGVPFQQLIRMPSAIYASTSSDVEATAYLALEDFLHASVNGMWEAFWGPEDEMMPFYVSSLYEGNLRFYQAEQAIAKGKIGGLCASAIMLRNPRHPQGKWDDIIELALLRPDIGNHASAENSNPPVSTICEALFLAFRVLLARSISRSNIPLSLNYVFVLLVDSHCGGVVKVEGDLSKLDCDLNNVYESAAAWIKNHSKIAISPVDRIWNKLGNANWGDIGALQVLYATFQSITQYAGVPKNTIEDLAADHSSRLQARRIERQLEDTRVNGNGLFRFQHRNASPEIVEVQEESVKVDSAKTLNLEVGSVLMVEDSNWQKGYQIDEVLNDGEILYYVTSPVQDSGKSHFLYVGSHPSQLEPAWEDMKLWYQVQRQSKVLGIMKQKGLSSKYLPEVIASGRVIHPGQCRKTSAGGNCDQPWCGTPVLVTSPVGRTVSDMVRAGQFGTDEAIKCCHDCLSALSTSASSGIRHGDIRPENIICVNPGLRQPYFVLIGWGHAILEERDRPALNLHFSSTSALQEGKLCSASDAESLVYMLYFCSGGDLPVLDSVEGALQWRETSWSRRLIQQKLGDISAVLKAFADYVDSLCGTPYPVDYEIWLRRLKRQINEEGSGKEVETSS; encoded by the exons ATGGCAG GTATATCACCGGATCAGGAATCAGTAGATTCTGCAACCAAAAAGTCCAGTATCTCCTCAGGTGGTAGGGCTCAGGATAGGAAGGAGTTTCTTCGTAGATTTGTGGACAGTGAAATCCTGAAAGCAAATCTTGAGGATTGGCTTGAGGATATAGTTGTAGATAATCCGGGATCTGCCTTTGATCTTCCTTTTGAGTTGATAGATCTTCAGAAGTTCGATTATGCCCTAGAAGGTGTTCCCTTTCAGCAGCTAATTCGGATGCCTAGTGCTATTTATGCTTCAACGTCCAGTGATGTGGAGGCGACAGCTTATCTTGCTCTTGAGGATTTTCTACATGCAAGTGTGAATGGCATGTGGGAAGCTTTCTGGGGGCCTGAAGATGAAATGATGCCTTTCTACGTTTCCTCTCTATATGAAGGAAACTTGAGATTTTACCAAGCTGAGCAGGCCATTGCTAAAGGCAAAATCGGAGGCCTTTGTGCGTCTGCTATAATGCTAAGGAACCCAAGACATCCACAAGGGAAGTGGGATGATATCATTGAGTTGGCACTGCTGAGACCTGATATTGGAAATCATGCTTCAGCAGAGAACTCTAATCCTCCAGTCTCGACTATTTGTGAAGCTTTATTTCTTGCTTTTCGTGTGTTACTTGCCAGAAGCATCAGCAGATCAAATATCCCTCTGAGTTTGAATTATGTGTTCGTACTTCTAGTTGACTCTCATTGTGGTGGCGTCGTTAAAGTTGAAGGTGATTTGAGTAAGCTGGACTGTGATCTGAATAATGTCTATGAATCTGCTGCTGCATGGATTAAAAACCATTCGAAAATTGCAATCTCACCAGTTGATAGGATCTGGAACAAGCTTGGAAATGCTAACTGGGGTGATATTGGGGCTTTACAGGTACTTTATGCTACATTTCAATCTATAACACAATACGCCGGAGTGCCTAAGAACACTATAGAAGATTTAGCTGCTGACCACAGTTCCCGTCTTCAAGCCAGGAGGATTGAGAGGCAGTTGGAGGATACAAGGGTGAATGGTAATGGTTTGTTTCGCTTCCAACATCGCAATGCTTCACCTGAGATTGTAGAGGTACAAGAAGAATCCGTTAAAGTGGATTCTGCAAAGACACTGAACCTTGAAGTAGGATCTGTATTGATGGTGGAGGATTCAAACTGGCAGAAAGGTTATCAGATAGATGAAGTTCTGAATGATGGGGAGATTCTATATTACGTTACATCTCCCGTTCAAGATTCAGGAAAGTCTCACTTTCTGTATGTTGGTTCGCATCCGTCACAGTTGGAGCCGGCCTGGGAGGATATGAAGCTATGGTATCAAGTTCAGAGGCAAAGTAAAGTACTCGGTATTATGAAACAAAAAGGATTGTCCAGTAAGTATCTTCCCGAAGTGATTGCATCGGGCCGGGTGATTCATCCTGGCCAGTGTCGGAAAACAAGCGCAGGTGGCAATTGTGATCAGCCATGGTGTGGGACTCCTGTCCTAGTGACCAGTCCAGTTGGTAGGACTGTATCCGACATGGTGAGAGCTGGCCAGTTTGGTACAGACGAGGCTATCAAGTGCTGCCATGATTGTTTGTCTGCTCTCTCTACTTCTGCTTCATCTGGGATTCGGCATGGGGATATCAGGCCAGAAAACATTATCTGTGTGAATCCTGGTCTCAGGCAGCCTTATTTCGTCCTTATCGGTTGGGGGCATGCCATTTTGGAAGAAAGGGATCGTCCGGCATTAAATCTTCATTTCTCTTCTACTTCTGCTCTTCAAGAAGGGAAGTTGTGCTCTGCTTCTGATGCGGAAAGCCTAGTATATATGCTCTACTTCTGCTCCGGTGGAGATTTACCCGTTCTGGATTCAGTCGAAGGAGCACTACAATGGAGGGAAACATCTTGGTCGAGGAGGCTGATTCAGCAGAAGCTCGGAGACATCTCTGCTGTCCTGAAAGCATTTGCAGATTACGTTGACAGTCTATGTGGTACGCCGTACCCTGTTGACTACGAAATCTGGTTAAGAAGGTTGAAAAGACAGATTAACGAAGAAGGTAGTGGAAAGGAAGTGGAAACGTCGAGCTAG
- the LOC130987750 gene encoding proteasome subunit alpha type-3, translating into MSSIGTGYDLSVTTFSPDGRVFQIEYAAKAVDNSGTVVAIRCKDGIVMGVEKLIASKMLLPGSNRRIHAVHRHSGMAVAGLAADGRQIVTRAKSEATNYERVYGEAIPVKELAERVASYVHLCTLYWWLRPFGCGVIVGGYDRDGPQLYMIEPSGISYRYFGAAIGKGRQAAKTEIEKLKLSEMTCRQGVIEVAKIIYGVHDEAKDKAFELEMSWVCDESNRQHQKVPDNLLEEAKTAAKAALEEMDAD; encoded by the exons ATGAGCAGCATAGGCACTGGGTACGATCTATCGGTGACGACATTCTCACCGGACGGCCGCGTTTTCCAGATCGAATATGCCGCCAAAGCCGTCGACAACAGCGGCACCGTCGTTGCTATCAGATGCAAAGACGGCATCGTCATG GGAGTGGAGAAGCTGATTGCTTCCAAGATGCTGCTGCCGGGCTCCAATCGAAGAATCCACGCCGTTCATCGCCACTCCGGCATG GCTGTTGCCGGATTAGCTGCAGATGGCAGGCAGATTGTTACACGAGCGAAGTCTGAAGCAACTAATTATGAGAG GGTTTATGGTGAAGCAATTCCTGTTAAAGAACTTGCTGAACGAGTGGCTAGTTACGTGCATTTGTGCACACTCTATTGGTGGCTCAG GCCTTTTGGTTGTGGAGTGATTGTGGGAGGTTATGATAGGGATGGGCCACAGTTGTACATGATCGAACCTTCTGGAATATCATAT AGATACTTCGGTGCAGCCATTGGAAAGGGAAGGCAGGCTGCTAAAAC AGAGATCGAAAAATTAAAGCTTTCAGAGATGACTTGCCGACAAGGTGTCATTGAGGTGGCCAAGAT TATCTATGGGGTGCACGACGAGGCCAAGGACAAGGCCTTTGAACTGGAAATGAGCTGGGTCTGTGATGAGTCAAACCGCCAGCATCAAAAG GTTCCGGACAATCTACTAGAGGAAGCCAAGACAGCAGCTAAAGCCGCCCTCGAAGAAATGGATGCAGATTAA